ccacctgcaatgcaggagaccagggtttgatccctgggtcaggaagatcccccagagaagggaatggcaacccattccagtattcttgcctggagaatcccatggacagaggagtctagcaggcttatagtccatggggtctcaaagagtcagacacgactgagtgactaacacttttcactttctcccacagtGGAGTTCCAGGTGACCACACAGACGCCATCCCTGAATTTCCTGCTGGGGTCCACAGCCTCCCTACACTGTGGCTACTCCGTGGCACCTGGTTTGGACGTTACCAGCGTGGAGTGGCGGCTGCAGCATAAGGGCAGTGGCCGGCTGGTATACCACTGGACCACGGGGCAGGGGCAGGCCAAGCGGGAGGGTGCCACCCTGGAGCCCGAGCAGCTGCTCACAGCTGGAGATGCCTCCCTCACACTGCCCAGCCTCACTCTACAGGATGAGGGGGCCTACATCTGCCAGATCACCACCTCCCTGTTCCGAGCTCAACAGGTCATCCAGCTCTACATCCAAGGTAAGGCCAGGGTCAGTGACGCTGCAGAGAGGGAAAGGAATATGCCTATGAGAGTATTTTCCCGAATGGGATCAAACACAAGGGCACTTTGCTGAGAGGCGGACTGCATTCCCACAACCTGAGTGCCTTCTCCATCCTAGAAGCATGGATGGCATCAGATTGAGTTTCCCATCAGGCTCTCGGAGAATTCCATTCAGTTTCCCATCAGGCTCTAGGATAATTCCACTGAGAAGTGTCCCGGCCCAAGACCCTGCTGCCCTGCCCCAGCTGGCTATCTCCGGTCACCCCAGTCCTTCTGGACCACGTCCTAAGGAGGAGCAGCAGCAAACCCAGGAGGGGCTGTGGGAGTGGTCTTGACAGGAaggattgtttctttttctttttattaatttttaaaaatttttgtttctttttatttattattgatggctgtgctgggtccctgggctttcctctagttgcccTCCACAGGTctctctttgtggtggcttctcttgttgcagagcacaggctccagggcatgcgaacttcagtagttgtagcttgtgggctcaatagttgtggttcccaggctctagagcaagaGCTCACTAgatgtggctcatgggcttagttgctccgtggcatgggggatctttccagactagggatcgaacccgtgtctcctgcattggcaggtggattctttaccactgacccaccagagaGGGtgccccccctgcccccagggaggACTGTTTCAAAGCctccctcgtagctcagctggtaaagaatccaccttcaacacaggaggccccagttcgattcctgggtcgggaagatctgctagagaagggataggccacccactccaatattctggcctggagaattccatggactgtatagtccatggagtcgcaaagaatcagttACATTACCTTACATTCGCATTTAAAATCActggcaatcccacttctgggcatacacactgaggaaaccagatctgaaagagacacgtgcaccccagcattcatcacagcactgtttataatagccaggacacggaagcaacctagatgcccatcagtagacgaatggataaggaagctgtggtacacatacaccatggaatattactcagccattaaaaagaattcatttgaatcagttctaatgagatggaagaaactggagcccattatacagagtgaagtaagccagaaagataaagaccaatacagtatactaacacatatatatggaatttagaaagatggtaacgataaccctatatgcaaaacagaaaaagagacacagatatacagaacagacttttggactctgtgggaaaaggcgagggtgggatgtttcgagagaacagcatcaaaacatgtatattatctatggtgaaacagatcaccagcccaggctggatgcatgagacaagtgctcgggcctggtgcactgggaagacccagaggaatcgggtagagaaggaggtatggggaatacatgtaaatccatggctgattcatgtcaatgtatgacaaaaaccactataatattgtaaagtaattagcctccaactaataaaaataaatgaaaaaaaaaaaaagaaaactaaaaaaaaaaaaaattaaaaaaataaaatcactggcTGACAGTGATGCTAAGAAGCAAGCCAACCTCTAGctggttttgctgttgtttttcagtgacCTGTGGGAATCATGCCCCTTTATGTCCTGCCTCCAGGATGTACCCCGCACCTCACTGCGTAGAAACCTTCCACCCCCACAACCTGCTCTCATGCTCAGCAGGAAGAGAaggcgccaggctcctctgctgtcCCGGTGATCCCTGTGGGATTTGATCGCTCCTCCTTTCTTCCAGCTCCCCCCAAAGTACGACTGAGCTTGGTGAACGCAGCCCCACCAGCCATCCTCATCTGCAGTGTTGCTGGCTACTACCCCCTGGATGTGTCTGTGACCTGGACCCGGGAGGAGCAGGGTGGATCCCCGGCCCCCGTCTCTGGCgcctccctctccagcctccGGCAGAGCCCAGCCGGCACCTACAGCATCTCCTCCTCCCTGATGGCAGAGCCTGGCCCTGCGGGAGCCACTTACACCTGCCAGGTCACCCATGTCTCCCTGGAGGAACCCCTGGGGGCCCACACCTGGGTTGCCCCACCAGGTATGATAGTgctctcctttccccacctccacacctgtGCTCAGGTCTCCTGTCCTCTGGTCTAGTTCTGCTTCCCACGGTCTCAGCTGCTGCTTTCCCAAGGTGGCAGCCTCCAGAGGTCCAACCACATGTCCCCCGAGTCTTTTATTATCCCCTGAGTCCTGGGGTAGCAGGCACTGCTGAGAGCTGGAGACCAGGGCTGAGCAGTCCCTCATCCTGCCCTCGAGGAGCTGGAGGGACAGACTAGGCCATCAGGGCAGATGACCCCCCCGGGGGTAGGGGGAGGCCTTCGAGGCTCAGAGGGCCAGGAACGCCAGGACAGAAGGAACGCACATGTGACGGCCTCATTATAGAACAGCCTAAAAGAACCCGGGGGCCTGCACGGCTAGGGGCAAAGGCGTGTGGGGAAGGGGGCTGTGGCCACGAAGCTTGAGAGGTGCTTGTATTTATTCAGGACTGAGCCAGCACTGCGCTGAGCACTCAGACATGAGCCAGCACACATTCTCACGgctcccattttagagatgagtaacggactacagtccagagggtcgcaaagagtcggacacaactgaagcgacatagcgCACAGACATAACGGGCACTTACAGATGTCTAGTCAAGGTTGTTGCCTAGGAAATGGTAAAACCGAAAACATGAACAATAGATCGCCTGGTTTCTCTATAGCTCTAACCCCCCTGCTGCTATTGGTGGGCAAATAACAACAGGCTTCCAGCTGAACTTTATCCTGAAGCCACAGAATGTCATCGaaaggtcttttttgtttttaatgtttggggatattgaaaagtttattttttgaacattgatacttttattttttaactggaggaaaattgctttacaatgtcacatGGAAAGGTCTTATGCCATAAAGAGTTTGCATCTTGAAATGCATTACTTGGTGGCTTGCGAGGCCATAAGCTTCCCTGAAGTTTATGGGATTTTACCTCAGCTTACatcactcttgagagtcccttggattgcaaggagatccaaccagtccatcctgaagaagataagtcctgggtgttcattggaaggactgatgctgaagctgaaactccaatactttggccacctcatgtgaagagttgactcattggaaaagaccctgatgctgggagggattgggggcaggaggagaaggggacgacagaggatgagatggctggatggcatcaccgactggaaaactccaggagtttgtgaaggacagggacgcctggcgtgctgcgattcatggggtcgcaaagagtcagacacgactgagagactgaactgaactgaacatcgcTCCCCAGTTATTTACAAAATTGCAGCTTAACTGTCAACAgctttgttcagtcgctaggttgtgtccgactctttgtgaccccatggactgcagcacaccaggcttccctgtccatcagcaactcccggagcttgctcaaactcaatgtccatcgagtcggtgatgccatccaaccatcttatcctctgtcacccccttctcctcccgcgctccatctttcccagcatcagggtcaactGCTAACCTAAACTAAATCTCTCTTGTAAGACAGTTTGGAAAACTGTTGTCACGAGGTAGGAAGAGATAGAGGATTCTGTGTGGAATAACAGGTGGACATCCACCCCCTGCAGTTCCTAGCGCCCCATGTGCCTGGTCCCTGGGTGAGGGCACGAGAGCAGCTGATAGGAGCTCCTCagccagggacacacacacacacacacacagagcatgcTCTGTCCTTCCTGTATGCACACGCTGTGGGTGAGGGTTCAGGATGCTTCTTGCCACTGATTTCCCTCCACACCTCTGTCAGCTGCAGAGCAGAAGTCAGCCCTGGGAGTCCTTCTGGCCAGCATCCTCTTCTTCCTGACCCTGCTGTTCCTCGGGCTGCAGAGACGCCAAGGTAAGAAAGCGCCTGGGCaccataggttccatccctgactgCCCTCAGAGATCAAATGCTCTGAGCATCGCCAAGCCCAGACCAGGAATAAAGCCAGCCCAACCCCAGCTCTTGGGGTTACCCCACTGACAGCAATCTCGTTCCCTCCTGTTTCCTCCTAGCTACCTCACCAAGGTCTCCCCAAACCTTGAGGCACTCTGGGTAGCTGCTCTCCTGCCTTAAATGTAAAAGATTCACATTCTCCCAGAAGGACTCTGAGCCGAGTCCCAGACTCCAAAAGGCCCCAAGTAAACTAAAAAGAAGGCACAGATCACTGACTCTGGATTtctgcaggcccctgccctcctTCACTGTGCACCCTGGACTGATATACCAAGGCAGAGAGCGTGGAGAGGTGGCAGGGTGGCAGGAAGGCAGAGGTCTGGATGGAGCTTGAGACCTGAGCCAGCTTGGAGGTTAGAcgtgtggtgctggaaaagatgccagaaaaaaaaattcagaaaggatCAGGGGAAGGACAATGGGACAGGGTGGGAATTGGACAAACACACAGTCACTGAACTCTGTCCAAATAAAAGCCCCTCGtgtccttggaagcaaagcttcTCCACTTCCCTGTCTTTTCCCACTTGGGGCCCCGCCTCCCAGGCTTGCTACTGTACCTGCCAAGTGTCCGAGATGTGAAACAGAGACCCTCAGAGGTGGCCCCCAGGGCCCTGTCTCAGCTGCTCTGTGTAACGCTGAGCTGTGGTTAAGCTCCTGCCCCTTTGGATGGCTGCTGGATATTTTAGGACTCTACATGCCACTCACCCCCTCAGCTGCAGGGGAGAGATTGCTCCTTTTAGTCATTTCTAAAACGGGTCTGGTCAGTACACTGGACTTGACAGCAGATGGCTGTGCGTGAGGGTCGTGGGGAGCAGAGCGCGTCCCCCAGGGCCTGGCTCAGGACCTAGGGGGAGATGGTGGCAGCTGTCTGAGAAGACCTGCAGGTGTCTGTCGGTGAGATGCCACTCAGCTTCCTGCCACGGGTTCCTGTCACTCACACCCGGAAGAGCCGCCGGGTGGCATCAGGCATGAAGGCTGAGAGCAGAGACCACTTCCTCTGCCAACGCCCAGACCTTTCATCTCGAGAAGACGATGGCACACGTCAGCCATCCTTCCGGCCCAAAGCACCGTGGGAAGGGAACCAAAGAGAAACACCACCCTCCGCCCCGCCGAGGTCACTCCAAGCCCAAACAACAGTCGAGTCGCTTCAGTGGTAGGAAGCTGTATTTTTTGGCCTTTGTTCAGAATACAGGAAATTGGTGAATATGCCACATGCCTTTGATGGAAGTACATCTGTGATTATTCTGTACGTGGAGGAGAGTGGGGTTAGGAAAAAAGACAGAGAGGTGatgacacacacacagtggagacCCCGCACCGTCTCACGGCAAACCGAGGAGGGGCTGTGGGCTTCGGCTTCACGTGGCCGCCAAGCCCCAGCTGCATACGTGCCCATACACATGGGTGTGGGGTGCGGGGGTGGGGACAGCGAAGACACAGAAGAGGGGACAGGCGGGGTGAGAAAGAGAGTAGGAGGGCTGCGTCCCCAGAAGCACAGAGCCAACTACCTCTGGGACAGACAGGCAGAACCCAGAAGTGATTTCCTGTGACGGGGCGGCCCAGGAGGGCGGGTTTGCTCCAGGCTTGGGACACAGCGAGGCCAGTGGTGGTTCTTCTCCGGCGGTGACCCCCTGCGTTAGGCAAGGGGAGCCCAGGGGAGAGTGGAGGCCTTCGAGGGGGGCCGTGAGGAGGGCACactgactgccttcatccagctCTTCCGTCCCACCCTGGGGCAGGACGAGGGGAAGGTGGGGTCGGGGcggagggagaggcagggaggttGTGCATAGTGAAATGCTACTGCATGGAGGGCCAGccagcccagcctggccccctGCCGCCTCCCGCTGGCAGACGGCTGGACGGGAGGCATGAGGGGACCTGGTGGGCCCTCCGCCTCTCACAGCTGGTCTGGCCCACTCAGTGCCTTTCCTGAGGCCCAGCCCTAGCCCCTGAGACAGGCCGCGCAACCCTGTCCTCAGGTCCCACTgtctgtgggatcacacagagaagtggggaggggaggaggcagcgTGGAGTCCAGGTGGACGGGGTGCTCTGGGAGGGGAACGAACTGTGGCAAGAACAGAGGCCACTCTAGGTGGGGAGGCCCCGAGGCAGCACAGGACCCACAAGCAGGCCTGTCTGTTGACATCCACCTCAACCCTGGGGCTGGGTTGCTGCAGGCACTGGGCTCCCTCAGCACTCAAGGCACGGCCGGGCCCCCTTTGTCTTTAGCAAGTTCACTGGGGGTGCACTGGGGGGTAAGGACTCCCCAAGGGTCCAGGGCTCCtcacctccagcccctcctcctccatcAACAGGAGAGAGCAACAGGAACCTCAGAACAAGAGGGTGAGAAGTGACTTCCTCCAGGCTTATTATTTTCAGGTTAGGCCCTGGACTTGCTGTGTCTCTATAACCCACAGGCATCCTCTCTTTATCTATGCCAGTAAAATTCAGTGACAGTCTCAAACTCTGGCTAATGAAATTATTTGACGCCCTCATGAACAACACAGAAGGATGCAGAAAACATGGACAAGTGCCCCCTCCAGGTGTGAGCTGGCGGGACTGCTTCCAGGATGGGAATGGGAGTCCTGGCATTTTTTCGCTATGAATATGTATCCTCCAGGTCGCTGGAGGACAAAGTAAAAGGTGGTAAGATCCCTGaagacagaaaatattaagacTAACGGATGGGACATCCCTCTGAAAAACAGGCTTGACTTTCTTAAGGCATCCTGCACCAGGCCCAGGCTGGACTGCAGGCCCGGTCCAGGCTCCCCTCCAAGGCCTGGCCCAAGAGAAGAACTCCAGGTGAGGGACATTCTCCCAGCtgtccccagcctcctcctgccAGCGGCCTGGCCTTTCCTGGCAACACCACCAGCAGAAGCCTCTTCTCCTCCCCCCAGTTCTGGCCCCTTCTTGGGCAGGTCACCTCAGCTCCGTCCCTTCCTCGGCCCTCCGCCTCCAACCCTCTGGGGAACTTGAGAGAGCGTGACGGGGGAGGAAGGAGATGCCTGCTGTTGTTTACCAGGCAGTTACCTCAAGACTGCAC
This genomic stretch from Cervus elaphus chromosome 22, mCerEla1.1, whole genome shotgun sequence harbors:
- the TAPBPL gene encoding tapasin-related protein isoform X1; the encoded protein is MGAEGWCLLLCLAFSSAANVAERQWQAVDVVLDCFLMQEGGHHGGFASSENMVKAVLVLRQVPVPDDGSLEGLTNFQVDTLAKDDPLITFEASVNRVQIPQAEALLHADCSGKEVTCEISRYFLQARPEATMEMAAWFITNVQVSGGGPGVSMVMKTLEDAENEAILHPTLKLPLSPQGTVRTAVEFQVTTQTPSLNFLLGSTASLHCGYSVAPGLDVTSVEWRLQHKGSGRLVYHWTTGQGQAKREGATLEPEQLLTAGDASLTLPSLTLQDEGAYICQITTSLFRAQQVIQLYIQAPPKVRLSLVNAAPPAILICSVAGYYPLDVSVTWTREEQGGSPAPVSGASLSSLRQSPAGTYSISSSLMAEPGPAGATYTCQVTHVSLEEPLGAHTWVAPPAAEQKSALGVLLASILFFLTLLFLGLQRRQATSPRSPQTLRHSG
- the TAPBPL gene encoding tapasin-related protein isoform X2 produces the protein MGAEGWCLLLCLAFSSAANVERQWQAVDVVLDCFLMQEGGHHGGFASSENMVKAVLVLRQVPVPDDGSLEGLTNFQVDTLAKDDPLITFEASVNRVQIPQAEALLHADCSGKEVTCEISRYFLQARPEATMEMAAWFITNVQVSGGGPGVSMVMKTLEDAENEAILHPTLKLPLSPQGTVRTAVEFQVTTQTPSLNFLLGSTASLHCGYSVAPGLDVTSVEWRLQHKGSGRLVYHWTTGQGQAKREGATLEPEQLLTAGDASLTLPSLTLQDEGAYICQITTSLFRAQQVIQLYIQAPPKVRLSLVNAAPPAILICSVAGYYPLDVSVTWTREEQGGSPAPVSGASLSSLRQSPAGTYSISSSLMAEPGPAGATYTCQVTHVSLEEPLGAHTWVAPPAAEQKSALGVLLASILFFLTLLFLGLQRRQATSPRSPQTLRHSG